The following are encoded together in the Diabrotica undecimpunctata isolate CICGRU chromosome 7, icDiaUnde3, whole genome shotgun sequence genome:
- the LOC140445967 gene encoding digestive cysteine proteinase 2-like — protein sequence MISKFTLVFLACIVALAIGEPTVPEWSNTYSVEGIIYLPYAEIEEPFHAWYDGKSKNSRIDYYDGMVKTYQLGENGNGVQLKVIPFTTEDVLNQITCFQVNGTEDDSVTSQSILPDLEGFEYRGIDQLGNKEVEIWSLKTVQLEKENVYTLWVFRDEHGRAVPVKYDMKGYNSLLGSHYDHYYVTYHSYRIHKINPSVFEVETDSECRSFPGPGNQHVHIMNPMAEYIRPEKSEHVDSSFGDFINNHNKNYADAKEHAFRKEVFRQNVRFIESVNRRNKGYTLAINHLADKTDKEIKYLNGRVSSGGNNGGQPFPYTDFDTDNLPDEYDWRLYGAVSPVKDQAICGSCWSFGTVGTLEGSLFLKNGGKNFVRLSEQALVDCSWGFGNNGCDGGEDYRAYQWIQKHGGIPIDADYGNYLGEDGFCHADDVEKTAKITGWVNVTENDENALRLALFKQGPISVSIDASQKTFSFYSHGVYYDENCGNREQDLDHSVLAVGYGSINGENYWLIKNSWSTYWGDDGYILMSSKNNNCGVMTAATYVTM from the exons ATGATTTCAAAGTTCACCCTGGTTTTCTTAGCGTGCATTGTCGCATTAG CGATAGGCGAGCCAACAGTTCCAGAATGGAGTAACACTTATAGCGTTGAAGGAATTATCTATTTGCCTTATGCAGAAATAGAGGAGCCTTTCCATGCTTG GTATGATGGCAAATCTAAAAATTCGCGCATTGATTACTACGATGGGATGGTTAAAACATACCAACTTGGAGAAAATGGAAATGGTGTCCAACTGAAAGTCATTCCATTCACTACAGAGGATGTCCTAAACCAAATAACGTGTTTCCAGGTCAATGGAACTGAAGACGATTCAGTAACATCTCAATCGATTTTACCAGATTTAGAAGGATTTGAATATAGGG GTATAGACCAACTGGGAAACAAAGAAGTAGAGATCTGGTCTCTAAAAACTGTCCAGTTAGAAAAAGAAAACGTCTACACTCTTTGGGTTTTCCGAGACGAACATGGTAGAGCTGTCCCAGTTAA GTATGATATGAAAGGATACAATTCGTTGTTGGGAAGTCACTACGATCACTACTATGTGACATATCATTCGTACAGGATCCACAAAATTAATCCCTCCGTTTTTGAAGTAGAAACTGATAGTG AATGTAGAAGTTTTCCTGGACCTGGAAATCAACATGTCCACATCATGAACCCCATGGCCGAATATATTCGTCCCGAAAAAAGTGAGCACGTCGATTCAAGCTTTGGCGATTTTATAAACAATCACAATAAAAATTACGCAGACGCAAAGGAGCACGCATTTAGAAAAGAGGTTTTCCGTCAAAATGTCAGGTTCATCGAATCAGTCAACCGAAGAAATAAAG gaTATACTTTAGCAATTAATCATCTTGCTGATAAAACTGACAAGGAAATCAAATACCTTAATGGAAGAGTTTCAAGTGGAGGCAACAATGGCGGACAACCTTTCCCATACACTGATTTTGACACCGATAACTTACCCGATGAGTATGACTGGAGACTGTATGGCGCTGTTTCACCAGTGAAAG ATCAAGCTATATGTGGATCCTGCTGGTCCTTTGGCACAGTCGGTACTCTTGAAGGATCATTGTTTTTGAAAAATGGAGGCAAAAACTTCGTACGATTGTCCGAACAAGCTTTGGTGGATTGTTCTTGGGG CTTTGGTAACAATGGTTGTGATGGTGGCGAGGACTATAGGGCTTACCAATGGATCCAAAAACACGGTGGAATACCAATCGATGCTGATTATGGCAACTATTTAGGCGAG GATGGATTTTGCCACGCAGATGACGTAGAGAAGACAGCCAAAATTACTGGTTGGGTAAACGTAACCGAAAACGATGAAAATGCCCTCCGTTTAGCACTCTTCAAGCAAGGACCAATTAGTGTTAGCATCGACGCTAGCCAGAAGACTTTCAGTTTTTATTCACATGGAGTTTATTACGATGAAAATTG CGGAAACCGGGAACAAGATTTGGACCATTCGGTGTTAGCTGTTGGATACGGTTCAATTAACGGCGAAAACTACTGGTTAATCAAAAACAGTTGGTCTACCTATTGGGGAGATGACGGATACATCTTGATGTCTTCCAAAAACAACAACTGTGGGGTCATGACTGCGGCTACATATGTAACTATGTAG